From the genome of Candidatus Dadabacteria bacterium, one region includes:
- a CDS encoding DUF1285 domain-containing protein, with protein sequence MKNRRESKEPRIFIDSRGRWFHDGIRITHRWTYLENNKNLDIDTDGKLFVQEQGSRVYVECEDTPFVVTMVTKTENGFSIRLNDESGEELDLTTLTIAEQNIPYVRVKNGKFEARLLSAAYYELMKYAGKDEKGFYLESGRSRSYLHHNSRTVKNYK encoded by the coding sequence ATGAAAAACCGACGAGAGAGCAAAGAGCCCAGAATATTCATAGACAGCCGTGGCAGGTGGTTTCACGACGGGATCAGAATAACCCACAGGTGGACATACCTTGAGAACAACAAAAACCTCGACATAGACACAGACGGAAAGCTTTTTGTTCAAGAACAAGGGAGCAGGGTTTACGTCGAGTGCGAGGACACCCCTTTTGTTGTTACTATGGTCACCAAAACGGAGAACGGTTTTTCCATAAGGTTAAACGACGAATCCGGGGAAGAACTGGATTTGACGACTCTCACCATAGCCGAGCAGAACATACCTTACGTAAGAGTAAAGAACGGGAAATTCGAGGCCAGGCTGCTTAGCGCGGCCTACTACGAACTAATGAAATACGCAGGAAAAGACGAGAAAGGCTTTTACCTGGAATCCGGACGGAGCAGATCCTATCTGCACCACAACTCAAGAACCGTAAAAAACTACAAGTAA
- a CDS encoding secondary thiamine-phosphate synthase enzyme YjbQ: protein MKSHTEYLWFNTDKKREFVHITPTVRQTVQQSGITEGFVLVSAMHITASVFVNDLEQGLFEDIWEWLEGLSPFREDYKHHRTGEDNGDAHLKNLLMHHQVVVPVTEGELDLGPWQEIFYGEFDGKRRKRVVVKATGI, encoded by the coding sequence TTGAAATCTCATACCGAGTATCTTTGGTTTAACACGGACAAAAAAAGAGAGTTCGTTCATATAACTCCGACGGTAAGACAGACCGTGCAGCAAAGCGGCATAACCGAGGGTTTTGTCCTCGTGTCCGCAATGCACATAACGGCTTCTGTCTTCGTAAACGATCTCGAGCAGGGGCTTTTCGAGGACATATGGGAATGGCTTGAAGGCCTCTCCCCCTTCAGGGAAGATTACAAACATCACCGCACGGGGGAAGATAACGGCGATGCTCACCTGAAAAATCTCCTCATGCACCACCAAGTGGTGGTTCCCGTGACAGAAGGAGAACTTGATCTCGGCCCCTGGCAAGAAATCTTCTACGGGGAGTTTGACGGCAAGAGAAGAAAAAGGGTGGTCGTGAAGGCTACCGGGATATGA
- a CDS encoding UDP-glucose/GDP-mannose dehydrogenase family protein — protein MKIAVIGTGYVGLVTGACLAGSGNSVVCVDIDESKIESLRRAEVPFFEPGLDEMVRTNIDERRLSFTTDIASAVRESFLVFIAVGTPQAQDGEADISSVLEVARSIGSNLNGYKIVVTKSTVPVGTTERVRDTIKSLTDQEFGVASNPEFLKEGAAIEDFLKPDRVVIGVENESVGSVLRELYSPFMRSADRTIVVSIRSSEMSKYASNAMLATRISFMNDIANLCELLGANVSEVRSVVGSDARIGRYYLYPGIGYGGSCFPKDVKALEKMAHGVGYEPRVVAAIDRVNAAQRERFFDKIAGFFSDLGGKRVAVWGISFKPNTDDIREAPSLYVIERLLDAGCSVAVHDPAAMENARTVLGDRVDYFESYYDACRGADALVIHTEWSQYRQPNFEMIKELMKTPVIFDGRNIYDHMKLEAMGIKYFGIGR, from the coding sequence ATGAAAATAGCAGTTATAGGAACGGGTTACGTGGGGCTTGTAACGGGGGCGTGTTTAGCGGGAAGCGGGAACAGCGTTGTGTGCGTTGACATAGATGAAAGCAAAATCGAGAGCCTTCGGCGCGCTGAAGTTCCCTTTTTCGAGCCGGGTCTTGATGAGATGGTGCGCACCAATATAGATGAGAGAAGGCTCTCATTTACAACCGATATAGCTTCGGCCGTCAGGGAATCCTTTCTTGTATTTATTGCGGTTGGAACTCCTCAGGCGCAAGACGGCGAGGCGGATATCTCTTCTGTTCTCGAAGTTGCGCGGTCGATAGGGAGCAACCTTAACGGATACAAGATAGTGGTAACCAAAAGTACGGTTCCCGTTGGCACTACCGAGAGGGTGCGCGACACTATAAAATCCCTCACGGATCAGGAATTCGGTGTGGCGTCGAATCCTGAATTTCTCAAGGAAGGAGCAGCGATTGAGGACTTCCTTAAGCCCGACAGGGTGGTAATAGGAGTTGAGAATGAATCGGTAGGCTCGGTTCTAAGGGAGCTTTACTCTCCCTTTATGCGGTCTGCCGACAGGACGATAGTGGTTTCCATCCGATCTTCCGAAATGTCAAAGTATGCTTCAAACGCAATGCTTGCCACCAGGATATCGTTTATGAACGATATAGCCAATCTGTGCGAACTTCTGGGTGCGAACGTGTCCGAGGTGCGCTCGGTGGTAGGTTCTGATGCGAGGATAGGCAGATATTATCTCTATCCGGGAATCGGATACGGAGGGTCGTGTTTCCCGAAGGACGTAAAAGCTCTTGAGAAAATGGCGCACGGTGTAGGTTATGAACCTAGGGTTGTAGCCGCGATTGACCGCGTGAATGCCGCTCAGAGGGAGAGATTCTTCGATAAAATAGCCGGGTTTTTCTCTGATCTTGGAGGAAAAAGAGTTGCCGTGTGGGGAATTTCGTTTAAGCCCAACACGGATGATATAAGAGAGGCCCCATCGCTGTACGTGATAGAGAGGCTTCTTGATGCGGGATGTTCTGTTGCCGTCCACGACCCCGCCGCCATGGAAAACGCGAGAACCGTATTAGGAGACAGAGTGGATTACTTCGAATCCTACTACGATGCCTGCAGGGGGGCGGACGCCCTTGTGATTCACACCGAGTGGAGTCAGTACAGACAGCCCAATTTCGAGATGATAAAGGAGCTGATGAAGACCCCTGTGATATTTGATGGAAGGAATATCTATGACCACATGAAACTTGAGGCCATGGGTATCAAGTATTTCGGAATCGGCAGGTGA
- a CDS encoding TolC family protein, translated as MSIPKNFLLLLSSLLLLSQTAWAQQVIPIERAVEIALLNSPELRISRSEVDISKSILRQAKAPLYPQLSGKLVVPFVGRESGFYVDQMIWDFGKTKARIRAREHHVESARYLLTGSETMLVRDTRIAYYQALSEKNRLDGAATETKRREWLLEKTEELFAVGKKSAQQLSQAEIDLQQAKLELVSRENSYELAMLSLRHLMNDPSLGQFDIREDLAYEKVYETREDLVSFALSENAEIKSLLADHDGIRASIAENRGKFLPSIFGRAAYRFEGEGAETPAFIAGLGVKIPIFEGFSRFGQMAQSKAELTRNEAQTELLKNRIILSVGELYLELKHLEKKIKILEDSESISEKNLLLVKERYKSRSASKIEFAQAQALYEEAVADYKNSIYGYKMVRLRLLSLCGKEIQ; from the coding sequence ATGAGTATACCGAAAAATTTCCTCCTTCTTCTCAGTTCACTACTGCTGCTTTCCCAGACCGCGTGGGCGCAGCAAGTAATCCCAATTGAACGGGCCGTCGAGATAGCACTGCTTAACAGCCCGGAACTCCGGATTTCCCGTTCCGAGGTCGACATCTCGAAGTCAATACTCAGGCAGGCAAAAGCTCCCCTTTATCCCCAGCTCAGCGGAAAACTCGTAGTACCGTTTGTGGGAAGAGAGTCCGGTTTTTACGTCGACCAGATGATATGGGACTTCGGAAAGACAAAAGCCAGGATAAGGGCAAGAGAACATCATGTGGAATCCGCAAGATACTTGCTTACGGGCTCAGAAACGATGCTCGTGCGCGACACGCGCATCGCCTACTATCAGGCGCTCTCCGAGAAAAACCGGCTCGATGGAGCAGCTACAGAGACCAAACGCAGGGAATGGCTCCTTGAGAAAACAGAAGAGCTTTTCGCCGTCGGGAAAAAGTCCGCCCAGCAGCTAAGCCAGGCGGAAATCGACCTGCAGCAGGCAAAACTCGAACTGGTCTCAAGAGAAAACTCCTACGAACTCGCCATGCTTAGTCTAAGGCACCTGATGAATGACCCCTCGCTCGGACAGTTCGACATCCGTGAGGATCTTGCCTATGAGAAGGTATACGAAACCAGAGAAGATCTTGTAAGCTTCGCCCTTTCTGAAAACGCAGAGATAAAGAGTCTTCTGGCGGACCATGATGGAATAAGGGCCTCGATTGCGGAGAACAGGGGGAAATTTCTTCCGTCGATATTCGGCAGGGCAGCGTACAGATTTGAAGGAGAAGGCGCCGAGACGCCAGCTTTTATAGCCGGACTCGGCGTTAAGATTCCCATCTTTGAGGGATTCTCAAGGTTTGGCCAGATGGCGCAGTCAAAGGCTGAACTCACAAGAAACGAGGCGCAGACCGAGCTGCTCAAGAACAGAATAATCCTCTCGGTTGGGGAACTCTATCTCGAACTCAAGCACCTCGAGAAAAAAATAAAAATACTTGAGGACTCGGAATCGATATCGGAGAAAAACCTGCTTCTGGTCAAGGAAAGGTACAAGTCGCGAAGCGCTTCGAAAATAGAATTTGCCCAAGCGCAGGCGCTTTATGAGGAGGCGGTAGCGGACTACAAAAACTCCATATACGGCTATAAAATGGTAAGGTTAAGGCTGTTAAGCCTCTGCGGAAAAGAGATACAATGA
- a CDS encoding carbonic anhydrase family protein, which translates to MTCWGYTGAEGPDNWGSLSPDYATCAIGRMQSPIDITGAFPVKGSALKFDYRPSSLKILNTGHTLQVNYAPGSTLTAAGEIYELLQFHFHVPSEHAFDGSHAAMEAHFVHKNPAGVLAVVGVMMEIGTRNHALAAVFDNVPTEAGIEIDVAGATVDASSILPTATTGYFHYKGSLTTPPCSEGVHWFIFPDAIEVSAEQVANFERMFGHNARPLQKCNDRLLIVSS; encoded by the coding sequence TTGACTTGCTGGGGTTATACCGGGGCCGAGGGTCCCGATAACTGGGGCTCGCTCTCGCCGGATTACGCGACCTGCGCTATCGGACGCATGCAGTCACCGATTGACATCACCGGCGCCTTTCCCGTTAAGGGATCGGCACTGAAATTTGATTACAGGCCCTCTTCTCTGAAGATTCTAAACACCGGACACACCCTCCAGGTAAATTACGCACCCGGCAGCACACTGACTGCAGCAGGTGAAATTTACGAACTGTTGCAGTTTCACTTTCACGTTCCGAGCGAGCACGCCTTTGATGGTTCGCACGCGGCGATGGAGGCACATTTCGTACACAAAAACCCAGCAGGCGTACTGGCAGTGGTTGGTGTTATGATGGAAATAGGCACACGAAACCATGCTCTGGCTGCGGTGTTTGACAACGTACCGACCGAGGCAGGAATAGAAATTGATGTTGCGGGCGCGACAGTGGATGCATCTTCGATACTGCCGACGGCAACCACCGGATACTTCCATTACAAGGGGTCACTCACCACTCCTCCCTGCAGTGAGGGAGTACACTGGTTCATTTTTCCGGACGCAATTGAGGTGAGTGCAGAACAGGTCGCAAACTTTGAGCGGATGTTCGGACACAATGCACGTCCGTTACAAAAGTGCAACGACCGTCTGCTGATTGTATCTTCGTAG
- the hemW gene encoding radical SAM family heme chaperone HemW: MKENIDKYQVPLGVYVHIPYCLTKCPYCDFNSYGTNGNFPEGDYVRALEREIENFRGIIEGREISTVFFGGGTPSLLKPRSIGMVMEKLASIASFSPKVEVSLEVNPRTADREKLVSLMRVGVNRISVGVQSFSQRKLDFYGRFTTPDDCVRALVDVRDAGFHNYNLDLIYGSSRESREEFEEDIRTALRFSPTHISAYCLTIEPGTEFATLWRKGKLSLPDDSVLVEFMRSAREILEAEGYGNYEVSNFARPGYECRHNLIYWNCHDYLGVGAGAHSHISCGGEEGWGIRWSNVRNPELYMKRVTGDGNAVCASYDLSRTTALEDKLLMGLRLSDGVGIEGLKKRFGCEPDASGLEYLESDGFILTDGDRLRLTAKGRVFTDELVARVCGVFH; the protein is encoded by the coding sequence ATGAAAGAGAATATCGATAAATACCAAGTGCCCCTTGGCGTATATGTCCATATTCCGTATTGTCTTACCAAATGTCCTTATTGTGATTTTAACTCTTATGGGACTAATGGCAACTTTCCGGAAGGTGATTACGTCCGTGCTCTGGAACGAGAAATTGAAAACTTCCGGGGCATTATTGAAGGCAGAGAGATAAGCACGGTGTTTTTCGGGGGAGGGACCCCGTCGCTTTTAAAGCCCAGAAGCATAGGGATGGTAATGGAGAAACTCGCCTCGATTGCTTCCTTTTCGCCCAAGGTAGAAGTGAGCCTTGAGGTAAACCCGAGAACTGCCGACAGGGAAAAGCTCGTTTCACTGATGCGCGTCGGGGTAAACAGAATAAGCGTCGGCGTGCAGTCTTTTTCGCAGAGAAAGCTTGATTTCTACGGGAGATTCACCACTCCAGATGATTGTGTCCGCGCGCTTGTTGACGTCCGGGACGCCGGTTTTCATAACTATAACCTTGATCTTATATACGGAAGCTCTCGAGAAAGCCGGGAAGAGTTTGAAGAAGATATCCGCACTGCCCTGAGATTCTCTCCGACCCATATATCCGCCTACTGCCTTACAATTGAGCCCGGAACCGAGTTTGCGACGCTTTGGCGCAAAGGGAAACTCTCTCTTCCCGATGACTCAGTTCTGGTCGAGTTCATGCGGAGCGCGCGGGAGATTCTCGAGGCAGAGGGGTACGGAAATTACGAAGTATCGAATTTTGCCCGGCCCGGCTACGAGTGCAGGCATAACCTTATTTACTGGAACTGTCATGATTACCTAGGCGTGGGTGCCGGAGCCCATTCCCACATTAGCTGCGGTGGAGAAGAGGGCTGGGGAATAAGATGGTCAAACGTAAGGAATCCCGAGCTTTACATGAAGCGAGTTACGGGCGACGGAAATGCCGTCTGTGCCTCTTATGATCTCTCGCGGACTACAGCCCTTGAAGATAAGCTTCTTATGGGACTTCGGCTAAGCGACGGGGTAGGAATTGAAGGTCTAAAGAAGCGCTTCGGCTGCGAACCTGATGCCTCTGGCCTCGAATACCTTGAATCTGACGGTTTTATTCTCACCGACGGCGACCGTCTCAGGCTCACCGCCAAGGGAAGGGTATTCACCGATGAGTTGGTTGCAAGGGTGTGCGGGGTTTTTCACTGA
- a CDS encoding site-specific DNA-methyltransferase has product MGKSTGQSFKRKTDLDEFFGQKQLRGKILELPQQETFSPQVYYIHPNGKFYLGDCVNVMKDLDDESVDLVFADPPYNIKKADWDYFNSQKEYIDWSCVWIEQAARILKPTGSLYICGFSEIVADIKSPAMDFFHKCRWIIWHYKNKASLANDWGRSHESILHFRKTKKHKINVDAVRIPYSEHTLKYPSHPQAATSQYGNGKQHHWEPNPEGAKPKDVLEIPTTCNGMHEKTPHPTQKPEELLRKIILASSKEDDVIFDPFLGSGTTTVCAEQLKRKWIGCDLSQEYLDWAVKRIELIEDWPIQKWRQYDFENLKRRNSIR; this is encoded by the coding sequence ATGGGAAAAAGCACTGGACAGTCTTTCAAACGGAAAACTGATTTAGATGAGTTTTTTGGCCAGAAGCAGCTCAGAGGTAAGATTCTAGAGTTGCCCCAACAAGAAACTTTCTCACCCCAAGTTTACTACATTCACCCGAATGGAAAGTTTTATTTAGGGGACTGCGTGAATGTAATGAAAGACCTTGACGACGAATCTGTTGATCTGGTTTTTGCCGACCCGCCATATAATATCAAGAAAGCTGACTGGGACTACTTCAATTCACAGAAAGAGTACATTGACTGGTCATGCGTCTGGATAGAACAGGCGGCCCGAATCCTCAAGCCAACAGGTTCACTCTACATTTGTGGTTTTTCGGAAATAGTGGCTGATATTAAATCTCCGGCGATGGACTTTTTTCACAAATGCCGTTGGATAATCTGGCATTATAAAAACAAAGCGAGCCTGGCGAATGACTGGGGGAGGTCACATGAGAGCATTTTGCATTTTCGAAAAACAAAAAAGCATAAGATCAATGTTGATGCTGTGAGAATACCTTACTCGGAGCACACATTGAAGTATCCCTCGCACCCACAGGCAGCTACAAGTCAATACGGAAACGGCAAACAGCACCACTGGGAACCCAATCCTGAAGGAGCCAAACCGAAAGATGTTCTGGAAATCCCGACGACTTGCAACGGAATGCACGAAAAAACCCCGCATCCTACGCAAAAGCCGGAGGAACTTCTACGTAAAATCATTCTTGCTTCGTCTAAAGAAGACGATGTAATATTCGACCCGTTCCTCGGTTCTGGAACTACAACCGTTTGTGCGGAGCAACTCAAACGGAAATGGATAGGATGTGATTTGTCTCAGGAATATCTCGATTGGGCAGTAAAACGTATTGAACTGATTGAAGATTGGCCTATACAAAAATGGAGGCAATATGATTTCGAGAATCTTAAACGCAGAAATTCAATACGATGA
- a CDS encoding efflux RND transporter periplasmic adaptor subunit produces MKNFPRSNLLYAVAAVVVIAGYFIFFGGKEGKVEYVTQKIERGDITSLVRASGTLKPTKEARIYSQINGTIKEVRSEVNDEVKKGQVLALMEEPEGLSGDVEYFKEILKKTTTDLEISTNSHGANERLYEKELISREEFNLSLSEHSAAVAAREKAQADLETAQRKLDATRITSMLDGMVLEKNIIIGEQIHPNKSEPLYVLAENPRTLHLVSNVSEADIGKIKEGQDVLFRVDAFPGKNFSAKIKQVANSPSIKNDVVTYDVTCLVENPELELKPGMTAEVKKVISTKKDVLKVPTAALRFIPPKSSAVATEAGENVWVLKQGKLSPVVIETGISDDFHTEILSGPLSEGDPIVVEYTVSGGNNKGPGFALPQPKRF; encoded by the coding sequence ATGAAAAATTTCCCCCGCTCAAACCTTCTCTACGCCGTCGCCGCCGTAGTAGTCATCGCAGGATACTTCATCTTTTTCGGAGGAAAGGAAGGCAAGGTAGAGTACGTAACGCAGAAAATCGAGAGAGGAGACATAACTTCCCTCGTAAGAGCTTCGGGAACCTTAAAACCGACTAAAGAAGCAAGAATATATTCACAAATAAACGGAACGATAAAGGAAGTCCGCTCCGAGGTGAACGACGAGGTCAAAAAGGGCCAAGTGCTGGCCCTTATGGAAGAACCGGAAGGGCTCTCAGGAGACGTCGAATACTTCAAGGAGATACTTAAGAAGACCACAACCGACCTTGAGATTTCAACCAACTCGCACGGGGCAAACGAGAGACTCTACGAAAAAGAGCTTATTTCCCGGGAGGAGTTCAACTTATCTCTCTCTGAACACAGCGCGGCAGTTGCCGCACGTGAGAAAGCCCAAGCCGACCTAGAAACGGCGCAGAGAAAACTTGACGCGACCCGAATCACTTCCATGCTCGACGGCATGGTGCTTGAAAAGAACATTATAATCGGCGAACAGATACACCCGAACAAATCCGAACCCCTGTACGTACTGGCTGAAAATCCTCGAACCCTTCACCTAGTCTCAAACGTAAGCGAAGCAGACATAGGAAAGATAAAAGAGGGTCAGGACGTCCTCTTCAGGGTTGACGCATTTCCGGGCAAGAATTTCAGCGCGAAGATAAAACAGGTGGCAAACTCTCCGAGCATAAAAAACGATGTCGTCACCTACGACGTAACGTGTCTTGTAGAGAACCCGGAACTCGAGCTTAAACCCGGGATGACCGCCGAAGTAAAGAAAGTCATATCAACCAAAAAAGACGTGCTTAAAGTTCCCACCGCCGCACTTCGCTTCATTCCCCCGAAATCTTCAGCCGTCGCTACTGAGGCAGGCGAAAACGTCTGGGTCCTCAAGCAGGGAAAACTCTCTCCAGTAGTAATAGAGACCGGGATTAGCGACGACTTCCACACAGAAATTCTAAGCGGTCCGCTTTCCGAAGGAGACCCGATAGTGGTTGAGTACACGGTTTCCGGCGGAAACAACAAAGGACCGGGCTTTGCGCTTCCCCAGCCGAAAAGATTCTGA
- a CDS encoding ABC transporter ATP-binding protein, whose protein sequence is MTPPVIKLKNIGKTYSNGKVEVEALRSINLEIAQGEFVAVMGSSGSGKSTLMNILGCLDTQSSGDYMLDGADIMELESDEKAEIRSTKIGFVFQSFNLLPRTTALENVELPLVYSGMPGTQRKNLASAALSLVGLADRADHLPNQLSGGQQQRVAIARAVVNNPRMILADEPTGNLDTATSYEIMKIFKELNEQGKTIVMITHEEDIASRSKRIISLKDGEIIEDRPSGPI, encoded by the coding sequence ATGACACCGCCCGTAATCAAGCTCAAGAACATCGGTAAAACCTACTCGAACGGAAAGGTCGAGGTTGAAGCACTTCGATCCATAAACCTTGAGATAGCACAAGGAGAATTCGTCGCCGTCATGGGATCTTCGGGATCCGGCAAAAGCACCCTTATGAACATTCTCGGCTGCCTCGACACGCAGAGCAGCGGAGACTACATGCTTGACGGTGCCGACATAATGGAACTCGAAAGCGATGAGAAGGCGGAAATACGGAGCACGAAGATTGGCTTTGTCTTCCAGAGCTTTAACCTGCTGCCGCGAACCACTGCACTTGAAAACGTGGAACTGCCGCTGGTCTACTCAGGCATGCCGGGAACCCAGAGAAAAAATCTTGCCTCGGCCGCACTTTCTCTCGTGGGACTCGCAGACAGAGCGGATCATCTTCCCAACCAACTCTCTGGGGGACAGCAGCAGAGGGTGGCAATAGCCAGGGCGGTCGTAAACAACCCGAGGATGATACTGGCAGATGAACCAACCGGAAACCTGGATACGGCAACGAGTTACGAAATAATGAAGATATTCAAAGAACTGAACGAACAGGGAAAAACGATAGTAATGATAACGCACGAAGAAGACATAGCTTCCCGCTCAAAGAGAATAATAAGCCTGAAGGACGGGGAGATCATCGAGGACAGACCGAGCGGCCCGATTTAA